AATGGCACTCATAACGATAGTCTACGTCCTGCCCGTTGCGTCAATCCTCCCGACTGAAACGCAGACCACGTCCTTGCAAAACAGGATTACCGCAGGGAGTTCCACGAACTACCTTAGTGAGGCAGGGTTTGAGGAGGGTGTTTATGAGGAGAGTGATTCGCAATGCACTGCGATCCTCGTGGGGAAGGGTGCGTCGGCAGACGGATCGGTGATGGTGGCACACAACGAGGATGACTCAGGAAAGGTTGTTGATCTGCTGCTAGTCAACCCTCGGAACACGCCGCTCAGAGTGCTTGGTTACCTCGCAACTAGACTGACCAACGGCACGTGGGTATATAGGGAGCTCGACACTCCATTGATGGTCCCAGTGCCTAAGGAGACTTACGCGTTCTGGGGGGCTATAATGCCCGGCATAGCGTTCAGCGGCAGATACGTCAACGAGCACGGCGTCGTGATATTCAGTAATAGCGGGACAGCTTCACGTGAGGATAAACCAGAGCTCGTCAACGGCGGTATCAGGGAGTTGCTCAGACTCCTCGTGATACAGCAAGCCAAGACCTCCAGGGAGGCTGCCGAGCTCATCGGTCGGTACGTCGAGACATACGGCTACGGCGCTCCAGCGAGGAACTACATCATAGCAGACCCGAACGAGATATGGGTGGTGAACGTGGTCTACGGCAAGCATTGGGTTGCGCAGAGGGTCCCAGACGACTCGGTGGTGGTGATACCCAACTACCTCGTGATACATGAGGTAAACTTGTCGGACACTAAGAACTTCATGGGATCTAAGGACCTCATTGAGTACGCTATTAAGAGGGGCTGGTATGACCCATCGCGCGACGGAGTCTTCGACTTCGCTAAAGCGTACGGCGACCCGGCGAACCAGGCGTCTGTAGGTAATATCTACAGACATCAGACAGCGCTCTACCACCTCACAGGCAAGGTTTACCCAACGACCAGCATGCCATTCGCCGTCAAGCCTAAGAGTAAGGTCACCCCGCAGGACCTCATGAACATCTTGAGGCAGGTGAATCACGTGGCCGTCGATCAGATCAAATACGCCGCATCACAGCCCGGAAGTTTCCACCGAAACCTGCCGATAAGAGCCATAGCCCCGTGGCACAATCAGGACGCATGGGTTGTGCAGTTGAGGGCTTGGTTACCACCCATTGTCGGGGTTGTGACATGGAGGGCCGCCAACATGGTCGATGAGAACGTGTTCGTCCCAATATACTTGGGGATCATATACTCGGACTTCCCCGCCCCCTACAAGTTCGCCGACCCCAACAAAATAGACTTCAACTCAGCGTACTGGACATTCAGGGTCTTCAGCAATCTAGTGGATCTCGACTACCAGAACAGGATGACGACCGTAAGTAGCTATCAGAAGAGCGTTGAGGCGGAGTTCTTCAAGATGCAGCCATACATCGAGGATCAGGCCCTCAAAATATATAATGAGCTGGGCCCGGAGTACGCCGGGAAGTACTTAGCAACATACACCTCAGGGGCCTTGATGAAAGTATATTCAGATACCCTTGAAATGATACGTGCATGGCAAAGCGGAGGATAGCAAATCATTTTTCAATATTTAAAGCTTCGGCACCCGCCCGTTAAGGTGGGGGTGTCATCCTTCAGCTTCATAGCAAAGGTTATAATCTTCAGCGTCGCTCTTTAATTGAGTGATGAGGCGGAACGGATGAGTTAGATGATTGATAGCAAACCGTCTGAGTGTAGAGGCTTTTTAGACCATGACTTAGTAGTTGACGTGGAGGATAACATCTACGTCGTCGTCGGTAATAGACATCCTCCGGGACTCATTACCGCGTACGTCAAGTACGCCCCTACAAGTAACCCGACCCTCTGGAGGGGGAGGTTCACGTACTATGAGAGGGTGCTTAGGGAGTATGACGTTAGTGAATTGGTTAAGGTCATGTGCAGGTTCGGGATTCAGGTTTACGACCCGACACTCAACGTGCTCGTGCCCGCGGTGCCCGAGTCCGCGGTTAGGAAGTGGCTTAAGCCCGAGTTGAAGATGGAGGAGCTCAGGAGAAGGGCCAGCGACGCAGTGGAGTTAACGGCGGTCGAGGTTTCAGAGCTTATGTCGGCGTCCGGCGTCAACCCCAGGAACGTGGGGGTCACAGGCTCGGTGCTGGCAGGGATTCACGGCAGACACTCCGACGTGGATCTAGTCATATACGGCTGCAGGGACGTGCTGGAGTTCGTTGAAGCACCGCACCCCTACCTCTCTAGGATGCCTGCTAACTGGATTGAAGGTAAGATCATGAATAACTCGAGGACCTTGGGGTTGAGTCCCAACATCTATAGGAGGATAATACCTCACTACAAATTCCTCAGCTACAAAGGGGTGCCGGTGACGTTCACCTTCGTGAGCAGAGATAGGATAAGATATGGGGAGCTAGTTCTAAAGCCTGTCAAGCCAACGGACGCAGTGATTGAAGTGGAGGGTGGGGATTGTAGAGCGCTCTTCTACCCATCACATGTCCTAGCCACTGGACGTGTTGAAGGTGTTAAGGTGAAGGGATTAATCAGCTATGAGGCCGAGTACGGGTACGTGTTATATAGGGGAGGTAGGCTAAGGGTATCAGGCATGTTGGAGATGTCGATGCCTGAGGAGGAGTTTTACCTCCTGGTGGGTGGGAGGGAGCACAGGGGGTATGTGGTTCCCGCGTGACTAAATGGTTAAAGTCCGACCCCCAGCACCGTGAGGGTCAGCCTGCCTCACGTGTTCGAGGCTGGTTAAGGGTGCTGTCTAAGTGATGGTAGGTTTTTATTGCCGGTTTCCTTATGTTTAGGGGTGTGGGTGTTCGGTTGGCTAGACTCGCTTCAGTCATTCTTTTCACGCTGGTCGTTCTCGAAGCGATGCTCTCCGGGCCGACTTTAACGGTGCTTGCCCAGTCTCAGGGACTCGATAAGTTGCTTGAGGTTGTTGGTAATGACCTAGTACTCACCTATGAAGTTGTCAGATCCGTCTACATATCCAACCTGAGTGGGAGGCTAGTGGTCTACAAGGTTGGGCAGGAGTACATGGTTAGGGTTAGGACGAAGGACGCTTCGTCCGTGGTTGTGGAGGCCTACAGGTTTCCCGGGTCTACTGTAGAGGTCTCTGTGCTCAGCAGCGATTGGGTTGGTGTTGGTGGCTTCATGTACTGGGTGGTCAGCAACTACACGAACTTCCTGCTGAAGCACATTCTAATTGATTATAACCAGACGGTGAGCAGGGATTTAGCAATCGACGTGATTAACTCCCTGATGGTGGTGCCTTTAATACGTGGGGGAGTCGCCCACAACTGCCTGAACATCCCGGTGTATGATGCATACATCAGCGGCTTCGAAGTCTCTGTGACGACTGATGCAGGTAGCGGCGTGGCGTACTACGACTGCATGTATGGTATTCTCATTAAGGCAAACATGTCTAAGCCAACGCAACAGGTAGTTGACAACACTGTCTACACGATGAAGGACTCGATATACCTGGAGATACGCAGAGCCAATACTGAGATACTCAACAGGATAGTGTTTAAGGAGCAACCGCCAGGGAGCTACGACCTCTGGGTTCTAGCGGTTCCTGTAGCGGCAGCGTGCTTTGCCTCCGCGTTGATGCTCTACTACATCATTCGGTTGAGAGGCCGAACCCGGTGAGGGTTGTGAGAACCGACTTGAACATGATCATCGAAGTCCTGATCGAGCACTATCACCGTAGTTTGGGTTACGACTTCCTAATCCCTCTTAAGGCGAGGGACCAGGCACTAACCCCTCTTGAAGTGCTGATCGGGGTGGTTTTGTCCCAAAACTCTACAGACAGAAATGCGTGGAGGGCTCTGGAAAGCCTTCTAAGGCACTACGGCGGGCGCGTGACCATAGAAAGGCTAAGGGAAACCGACGTGAATACGATAGAGGCTTTAATAAGGCCTGCCGGCATGTACAGGCTGAAGGCAAGAACCATCAAGAACACAGCGTTAAGGTTGAGGGAGGAGGATGAACTGGTGAGGCTGGACCCAGATGCGTTGAGGGAGGTGTTGCTCTCCATACATGGTGTAGGACTTAAGACCGTTGATGTGTTCCTAGCGAGCGTGCGTAACTTCCCCACATTCCCCATAGACACGCACATCAGGAGGATCCTCTACAGGCTCGGTGTGGTGGAGAGGGCTTCCGAGAAGTATGAGAGGATTAAGGCTGAAGTCATGAGGCAGTTGACACCTAACAAGTTACTTATCGCTCACTATGTGCTCATACTACATGGGAGGAGAGTATGCAGGGCGAGGAACCCCAGATGCGCCCTATGCCCTGTGAGGGACACGTGCGTGAGGAATGGCCTGAGCTAGAGCAGGCTTATAGGAGATCCAATTTATTACGTGGTAGGTGATGATCAACGGAGAGTGGCGAGGGGGGACGTGCTAGAGCGTCCGCTGCGGCTCGGAACAATGAGTCCGCGGGCATCAGGGGCATAACCACCATGTTGAACGTGGTGTGTAGGATAGTGAGTATAGCTAGCTTGACCATGCTGGCACCCGCCCTCGTAGGACTTGTCTACGGAGAGGTTAGCGAAGTGCTACCCTTTCTAATCGTCAGCTCAGCGTCCTTCGCCATCACGTTCACGTTGAGCCTGCTTCTACCGGCACCGTCAACGATAGCACTGACTGAGGCAGCCTTCATTTCAAGCATCAGCTGGATTGCTGTGGCCCTGCTTGGAGCGGTGCCCTACGTTCTAACAATAGGTATGAGCTGGATCGACGCCTTCTTCGAGAGCATGTCAGGGTTCTCAACCACTGGGATGACTCTCATCAAGGTGATTGAGGCGGTGCCTAAATCAGTACTCTTCTGGAGAGCCTTAACTCAATGGCTGGGTGGAACCGGCATAATAATGCTGTTCCTGATATTCGTGATAGGACCTACGGAGAGCGTTAGCCTGTGGAGGCTCTACGTGGCTGAGGCTAGGGAGCTTAGGATAAAGCCCTCCACATGGGCTACTGTGAGGTCGATATGGATCATATACTTAGGCTACACTATTGCATGTACGCTCACACTCATGCTCTTAGGTCTGGATTGGTTTGACGCTGTAACACACTCGTTCACGGCCCTGGCCACGGGAGGTTTCTCAACACGAACCGATAGTGTAGCGGCGTTTCACAACCCGTCTGTGGAGATGGCCCTAGCCTTCTTCACGTTCGTAGGGGGCACTAACTTCCTAGCCCACTACATCCTCTTCGTCCACGGCCCTAAGCAGTTCTTTAAACACTATGAGGTTAAGGCAACGATAGCCATGATCGCCACCTCAACGCTAATCATGACGTTCGACTTGACGCGCTGGCTGGGCGTCAACATGCTGGAGGCGCTTAGACTCGCGATCTTCCAGACTATATCGATAATGACTACGACCGGCTACACTACGTCGAACATAGACTTATGGCCTCCCCTATCAAAAACGGTGCTTCTACTACTAATGTTCGTCGGTGGTAGTTTATGCTCCACGGGCGGCGCCATTAAGGTCGGTAGGGTAGTTGCTGCGCTTAAGGTCATGGTCAACCAGGTTCAGCTACTCTT
This portion of the Zestosphaera sp. genome encodes:
- a CDS encoding C69 family dipeptidase, which translates into the protein MNNNMKLCVILLMALITIVYVLPVASILPTETQTTSLQNRITAGSSTNYLSEAGFEEGVYEESDSQCTAILVGKGASADGSVMVAHNEDDSGKVVDLLLVNPRNTPLRVLGYLATRLTNGTWVYRELDTPLMVPVPKETYAFWGAIMPGIAFSGRYVNEHGVVIFSNSGTASREDKPELVNGGIRELLRLLVIQQAKTSREAAELIGRYVETYGYGAPARNYIIADPNEIWVVNVVYGKHWVAQRVPDDSVVVIPNYLVIHEVNLSDTKNFMGSKDLIEYAIKRGWYDPSRDGVFDFAKAYGDPANQASVGNIYRHQTALYHLTGKVYPTTSMPFAVKPKSKVTPQDLMNILRQVNHVAVDQIKYAASQPGSFHRNLPIRAIAPWHNQDAWVVQLRAWLPPIVGVVTWRAANMVDENVFVPIYLGIIYSDFPAPYKFADPNKIDFNSAYWTFRVFSNLVDLDYQNRMTTVSSYQKSVEAEFFKMQPYIEDQALKIYNELGPEYAGKYLATYTSGALMKVYSDTLEMIRAWQSGG
- a CDS encoding TrkH family potassium uptake protein; amino-acid sequence: MSIASLTMLAPALVGLVYGEVSEVLPFLIVSSASFAITFTLSLLLPAPSTIALTEAAFISSISWIAVALLGAVPYVLTIGMSWIDAFFESMSGFSTTGMTLIKVIEAVPKSVLFWRALTQWLGGTGIIMLFLIFVIGPTESVSLWRLYVAEARELRIKPSTWATVRSIWIIYLGYTIACTLTLMLLGLDWFDAVTHSFTALATGGFSTRTDSVAAFHNPSVEMALAFFTFVGGTNFLAHYILFVHGPKQFFKHYEVKATIAMIATSTLIMTFDLTRWLGVNMLEALRLAIFQTISIMTTTGYTTSNIDLWPPLSKTVLLLLMFVGGSLCSTGGAIKVGRVVAALKVMVNQVQLLFLPAGALKPVKLGNQVLRHEDILRLFMFISAYLVAIVAGTLMLTAFGYDPFQAFSAVVSAQGNVGPCYMDLFKLNDVCRVVLALFMWLGRLELVPVMALLLPSQWDAVLRRRVAKH
- a CDS encoding endonuclease III, producing the protein MRVVRTDLNMIIEVLIEHYHRSLGYDFLIPLKARDQALTPLEVLIGVVLSQNSTDRNAWRALESLLRHYGGRVTIERLRETDVNTIEALIRPAGMYRLKARTIKNTALRLREEDELVRLDPDALREVLLSIHGVGLKTVDVFLASVRNFPTFPIDTHIRRILYRLGVVERASEKYERIKAEVMRQLTPNKLLIAHYVLILHGRRVCRARNPRCALCPVRDTCVRNGLS